The proteins below come from a single Triticum aestivum cultivar Chinese Spring chromosome 5D, IWGSC CS RefSeq v2.1, whole genome shotgun sequence genomic window:
- the LOC123119527 gene encoding cinnamoyl-CoA reductase 1: MGIDRVNTADTGRGLTVCVTGAGGFIASWLVKLLLEKGYAVHGTVRNPDDMARNVHLRALEGATEQLTLFRVDLLDKESLVAAFQGCEGVFHTACPVTDDPEKMIEPAVNGTRNVINAAAEVGGIRRVVMTSSIGSVYMDPRRSIDGEADETCWSDLEFCKNTKNWYCYAKTVAEQAAWELAKERKLDLVVINPSLVLGPLLQTAVNASTWHIAKYLDGSVQTYANAAQAYVHVQDVADAHTRAYETPDAHGRYLCAGRTLHRGEVCRILAKFFPEYPVPTRCKEGTREMKKGCRFSSRRIMELGVGITPASQCLYDTVTSLQDKGILPRRHADMS, encoded by the exons ATGGGAATTGATCGTGTCAACACGGCAGACACTGGCCGCGGACTCACCGTCTGTGTGACCGGCGCCGGCGGTTTCATCGCGTCCTGGCTAGTGAAGCTCCTCCTGGAGAAGGGCTATGCCGTCCACGGCACCGTCCGGAACCCTG ATGATATGGCAAGGAATGTGCACCTGAGAGCCTTGGAAGGGGCGACAGAGCAGCTGACCCTCTTCCGGGTGGACCTGCTTGACAAGGAGAGCCTCGTCGCTGCATTCCAAGGATGCGAAGGCGTATTCCACACCGCATGCCCCGTCACCGATGACCCG GAAAAAATGATCGAGCCGGCGGTGAACGGAACGAGAAATGTGATCAACGCCGCGGCGGAGGTGGGCGGCATCCGGCGTGTGGTAATGACGTCGTCGATTGGCTCCGTATACATGGATCCTCGTCGTAGCATCGACGGGGAGGCCGACGAGACATGTTGGAGCGACCTCGAGTTCTGCAAGAACACAAAG AATTGGTACTGCTATGCGAAGACAGTGGCGGAGCAGGCGGCATGGGAGCTCGCCAAGGAGAGGAAGCTCGACCTTGTGGTGATCAACCCGTCTCTAGTGTTGGGCCCTCTGCTACAGACGGCGGTGAACGCAAGTACGTGGCATATTGCCAAGTATCTGGACGGCTCGGTGCAGACGTATGCCAACGCGGCGCAGGCGTACGTGCACGTCCAGGACGTCGCGGATGCGCACACGCGTGCGTACGAGACGCCCGACGCGCATGGCCGGTACCTTTGCGCGGGGCGCACGCTGCACCGCGGCGAGGTGTGTCGTATCCTCGCCAAGTTCTTCCCAGAGTACCCCGTGCCCACGAGGTGCAAGGAAGGGACGCGCGAGATGAAGAAGGGGTGCCGGTTCAGCAGCCGGAGGATCATGGAGCTCGGCGTCGGCATCACGCCAGCGAGCCAGTGTCTCTACGACACCGTCACCAGCCTTCAGGACAAGGGCATCTTACCCCGTCGCCACGCTGATATGTCCTGA